The stretch of DNA TTAGAAATGTTAAAGTTAGGTTTTGTTgacgttttacgattttatgtttgaaATTACTTcatttttggattttcaaataatagtttgttgatttattttttaatggtgttagaaatacaaatataaatatatatatattttgcaccatttaaaacaAACTCACCAACTAAtaatttgaaaatccaaaagaacgcaattcaaaacatgaaaacGTAAATCGTCAATCAAACGTGATTTtagcatttttcaaaataaagtataaacaTCATATTCTCTCAAAAGTGTCagaagtcataaaatctttaaagtaaacttaaatcataaacgtaatgcgaaaaactagcaaaggtcctcgggttgtgtgcaccttcactccagctagttcaaccatcaagtcctccatcaaaatcatgctcacctgcatcgatcatacCTAGTAAGTCTAATTACTCAGCGaaccttaatcatgataacaagtagtacacatacaatcacatgcatcaaaaaaaatacttttactaaaaatagcttttcattaaTATGCATAAGCTTTAaacctttttcctttcatcaaaAACTTTTTTTCATTCATTATATACCTATACGTTtccttttttattgaattcatatCCTTAATTGTGACTTCGTATCAGCTGTAGttcgatggatctatctacgtataaccattgTACCaggtggcggggacatcagcgacactctcacccgtcaactgagccttggcattACATATCATCATTTTATTtcgatgaaaatacgatcgtcgggctcactctgggccttctcctgtgaatgggctccttctggggccttttcctgtATTCAGGCTCTCTCTGGAGCCTTCTCTTATAGACAGGCTCCCTCTAGGGTATTTTGCCTCACGATATCCTCAATCACATCCTTATGTCATAATcaagtcacctccttcaaccttttatcattttcatcacttataaaaatccatTCATATATGTATCATATTTCATTTAAACTAAGCATGCAACACCTCTTTTAGAATTAACGTTTTTcgtcataaaatttcataaacatttaaaataaatattttaacattcatCATAGTATTCAGGGCACCGCCAGGACgtttaacatttttcaggtgtaaaatgaccgttttgcccctgaaatcCTAACTTTCTCAATTTATTCTTAAACATcaaaacgacgacccaaatccatccaaacttaacataacgCAATAAAatacatccataaatatttcttatacGTCAACTTAAGTTTCTCGACTAATTTTCcaattcttttaaaatttaaccgtaggtcccgattttaacccgattCGACTCGAAACTTCCCCAAatcttaccaaacttgaaccaaagttTAATAACATCTAACTATACCATATAAAACCCAAATCAAACCATTTAAGTCCCTCGGAATTGCCTAGAATTCATAGTGAATTTTCTGCACTTGTTACTTTGAACCTTAGCTTGTTCGACCATAGGTTCCTTCGTTCCTAGCCCTTGGACGACCACACCAGACCTTAGCTGACGCTCTTAAGACCATGACCAAGCCCTTATAAACCTACTGGAACAACCTCTACTGCCCTTGCAGTTGCAACCCCTTAAACCGTAACCCCCATTCCATGCGCGGCCCCAAGCTCACGCTACAGCCCTCCACCTTCGATCCAACCCTCATGCAACCACCCTAAGACCATCCTATCATCCCCTCAGATCTCCTGGATCTGACCCTACAAGTGGCTAAGATCCGTGGCCCTCTAAGACTCCAAGTCCAACCCTAGCTTTCTTCAAATCCAATTTTCGTTCACCCTTGGTTACCTCACGTCTAGCCCTTATGCAGCCTCCTATACGGCTCCTAAACCCTCTGAAATTCATCCCTTCCCATAGCCCTatgatggcagcccctttatgcatcataatcaagagttttaaaagatgaaaacactAGTTTTCTGCATGTATagtcataaaaacgaaaatatataaagtatcatatttttcatgcaatcatgtatcaagcatataatatggtgtgaaagatgagtgaaggaagattaaggcgtggATTTGCGCTTATTAGGCACGAAAATGATTTGCAATGTGAGGGACGTCGACGTGAGGAGGACCTTGCTTAAATTCTTCAGTTTTCATGTGATGTTCTTCTCAAAATTTCGTTTGTGTTTGTGGTTGTGTTGCTGATGCACAATCCTTGTGTTATACTTGGGTGAGGCGTGAGTTTGGGTTATGGTTTTAGGGTTTATTTGATATATAAAATACATGCCACAAGTTTATGCTcattaacctagtataatagACCCATTAAATCAtaggtaaaatattttgttaaggaAAGTTTGCGAAAATGTTAGTCAAGTTCCCAAAAGTCCTTATTTTCGTCAAAATTTGATTGacagtttaaaatacgactcgacgcATAAAAACACTTCGAAAAAacatcatttttgaaaatatcatttaaattataccatttattaaataactaaaaataatcatttaataaaatatttttctcttcATGGTCCCGATCTCCGTTTCTCGATTGTGTTTCGAATAaactttaaaacacagttttttatgcattctagtacCAAACTACATTTCAAACATATAAACATGcttatcataattaattcatgcaattaaaataatttaattaaaatatataagaaatttgataaattgcatgcatgttaTTCACGTagatcttcaaattttcgggatggTACATTATATGTACCTATTTTGTGTTTAATGGGTACGAAGAAGTGACAATTACCATCCAAGCAGGTTACCGTGGTATTTTGCTATGGATTGTTTGGTAGGATCTATATTGGAAAGAAGACTAGGCAATATCGGCCTAAAAATCTGTTGGGATGTGTGATACGACTAGTTTGGAGCTTTGGATTTTGCTCTGAAGTCCGAATACAGGATGATATCGGTTGACAGTTTAACCAATTATAAGCTTTGGCTGAGAACTCCCCGAGTTTGATTAGATAATATTCAATTTCCAATAATCAATTTCAAACCAGATTCGATTGTTTTGGGGTTAAAAACTCCAATTAATTGTAAGGCCAAGCATAGCTACTCAAAGAGTTGGAATATTTTCACTCCACCCCTCCTTGAGTAAATAAATGGATAATAATGACATTCATATACCATACCGCCAGCAATTGTTCTTCATTTCAAGCATTTTCAAGGCGGTCCTTTTAAGACCGATCGGTTGCCATTCCAACCAATCTTATGCACAAATAGACTtgcatacacacacacataagaAAACACATTTTGGGTTATAGACAACTTTTTAAATTGCATACATTTTCTTGTACTCACTGTTCACATCTGAATCTGATAATACAGCAATAGACCAAGATTTTGTCCTACTAGCCTGAGAATTTTTCCTTATGTTTCTTATATTCTTCGACTCGATACGGTGCATAACGACCCAATAACACATTAAACCTAATGTTGTGACCAAGATTGTTGTTCCTATTATTGTCACCCCAATGGCCAGCCATCGCTCCTGCCCTACCACCACAAAACACAGAGCTAAATATGCCACTGAGATCATCACACATGCCAACCACATCAACTTGTTAATAATAGCCATCATTTGCTTCTTTGCTTTGCTCTCAATCACCACAACAGAAGTTTGCACCACCACAACAGCCAAGGATATGAATAGTGCAACTGAGTCGAACacgaaaaatattaaaaacggGACTTCTTGTGCTATATTTGCTTCTCCCAAAGATAGCCCAGGTGGGATATTAGCTGGATCATCAGCATACTGGCCAGGAACCGTAAAAATAGCAGCAAATGCGACGGTGGCTATTAGCACTGCCACGACAGTGGTTGAGTTGATGGCATTGTTTAGGCCCTCAGTATGCATTTTGTTGAGACGTTTAGCGATGCCTTGGACTCGTTTTCTTGTCTGGCGTGTGTGTTCTAGCTGGTAATGGACTTCGTGTTTTATGTCGCTCACGGTTTGTTTCAACTCTCGTGCTGGATTCGACGACTGAGGTTTTAGTGCTTTGGCGCTTACAACACCATGTTCTTCTAAAATGGATGTGATGTCAGAGTGTCCGAATTTTTCAGCAGTATCAATGGCCGTTTCGTTGGATCTGTTAACTAGTCTTGTATTGGTTTCCTTCACGGATAGAAGCAGCTTCACAATCTGCAGAGTTAGACCAAGAGGAAGCTGCGTTTTGTTAGTTTCTTGAAAAGTATAATACCAGTTGTCAGCATCACTCGAGTCAACTCGTAAGCTTTATGATGTCTGAATGATTAAGGCTCTGACTTGAAGTCTTGACATTTTTTAGTTCAAACTCATTTATTATCTTTAGATTTTTTTTGTGAGTTTGTTAATGAAATGGGGATAGGAAATGATCACAGTCCTAATGTAAATTTGAAAAACAAAACAGAATATCATATTCAAGTTAAATAGAAACTACCATAGTCGCTTGTTAAGTCAAATAAATTTGTTGCTGTGATGGCAATTCATTTTCTAGGTGCAGAGTTCACTATTTCACAAAAAGTTATAGCAGATTCACGACTCATTCCAAGTAGGCGCCTCTCAATAGAAATAGATAGGTAAAAGCAAGAAATGAAAGTCAAATGACCTGAGCCCTGCCCTTTCTGGTAGCAATATGCAAGGCAGTGTTCCCCTTAGTATCGACCATATTAACAACCAAGGGATCCACTTTGATAAATTCTTCAACCACTTGAAGATTTTGGCCTTTTACAGCCATGTGCAGTGCAGTTTGCCCCTTTTTATCAGTTCTTGTCATAATCCCAGGATCACGGTTCAAAATGGCTCTCAAAACCTCTAAATGTCCGTTTCTTGCAGCAGAATGTAACGCAGTTTTCCCATTACTTCGAGCTATATTTGCCAGGCTATGCTCCGTCTCCAACAGATAGTTCACAATGTCCAAGTGCCCTTGTGTCGCAGCCGTGTGGAGAGCCGTCGTGTTCGCTAAATCAACTGTCATGGCAAGCTCTGGATGAGCCTCCATTAACACCTTCACCACTTCTGATAAACATGAAATAAATTGTTTTTTACCAACATAAAGAAATAGGGGCTCTTTTCAACGCAAACAACTTACACATGAGTTAATATGAGCACATCATACAAGTTTGAATTAAAACCCAAGAAAGAAGATATCGATCATACTTTTTCGCGTTTCTCTCATACCATCTTTTTTTGCAGAATATTAATATTTCTAAGATGAAATAAGGACGACGACATCGAAAAAAggcattaaataaaaaaatatattttaacatGAAAATATTACCCAAATCACCCTGTTTGGCAGCAATATGAAGAGCATCAAAACCATTCCTTGCTTTGCTCTCAGCAGCCATTAAATCATAATACTtgatcatctccctcactaacTCGGCATATCCACATTCTGCAGCTATATACAATGCCGTCTCCCCCGAGGAATTTTGTTTCGACAACAATTCCATCAATTCTTCGCCTTGACCGCAGCTGTTGATGATCTCTTGTACCGCGATTATGTTATCTGATCTTGCTGCAGAATGCAACGCGGTGTCATCGCGTTTTCCTGTCAATTGTTTGGTCATCTTTTTACGGGGCGTGGATGACAGTTTCTCTCCAGTTTCAATCTCCATTCTATTGAATGAAACTATTTAGAAATCAAACCTTTTGCCAAATGCATGTgtaaaaaagaatttttttttccccaCGATGCTCTAAACTATATAGCCAAATTTATGACAATAATCACATTCTATTTCCGACTTGAATTCAATCTCTGAAGCTTCCGTTCTTGTCTATGAATGCCATTGATAACTTTCTCCAAGCCACAAAAAAAAGGAACGTAATCAAAATTCTGCACCCTTCTCAATTCAAAATACCAACAAAAGATGTCAcgttttacatatatataaaacgAATCAAAGAacaaagattcgtgaaactCCCTCTTTAAAATTCTACGCAATATTGTTTGTTGCCATAGCAAGATCAAACGCAGTCGTAAATCAAAGGCCAAGATGTTTTCCTTAATAGTGAAGAAACACGCACCTTTTGTCCCCTCcccataataatttttaattttaaaaatgaaaaaagccatgcatttcaaatttaatttcaagaatATACGATAGCTCTTACATTTGTTTTATAATACATGAAGGAATAAATGAATTTTACGATGTTTTCTCCACATGGAACCGAAGAAAGATCAGAGGAGAAAGAAGGAACAAATGCTAGAATTTAAATATAATGCGATTGAGGTTTCaagtttgaaaatattttttattttgtatgtgTTGCATGTGctgaaattattttaaagatatATATCGATCGTCAGTGATGCAGATCAATTCGGTCTATGCTTGTAatgaaaagtaataattttgacaaaaaaaaattcatacttTTCATGGATCGATCagttctgtgtcacaaaattgactcgtgaaTCAATTTTCATTTTAGCTCTTGTGATATTATTAATATAGATACATGaaacgaaaataaaatcatgttcatATAATGGAGCCATCAAAGGCACATGCATGCAACTAAAAAAACCTTTACGAtataaaaacttattataaatacTACGTTTAAAAAGATAAAGGATGACCCTTTTGTAAAGAAGTGATGCTGTGATGGCTACCGGACAGAAAATTTGAGaatctaaatattttatttttatattattttatataaatttgttAGTTTACGGCATATAACATGCAATTTACGGGGTCTTCGTTTTTTCTAAATTATAAGGCAATTTGATTACTTTTATAATCACAGTAGAAAATAGCACCAACATTTTTGTTAACGCGAATCTCAAATGATGATGATAATAAGGGCCAAAAGCACGTAATATCATCATTCTACACCGTCAAGTATTTTAACTTACATTGAATATTAGCTTATAAACTCAAAAAATTTACACCATCCAATAGACAAACATTTTGATATGGTACTCATCTTGGTTTAACCTAATATTGGTGTTTTCGTTGAGAGTTTGCGTAACAGCAAGGGTGACATGTAAGAGCTAACATTAGATCAGTGTCGATAATAAAACTTATGTCGCACAATATATCGAATggtataatacataaatatttaGGCAAAGAAAACCAGCGAAAAATATAGTGAAGAAAAACAGTAGAAAAAGGCTTAAAATAAAgcaaaacgaggcatgtatgtaatacagtgtccttaaaacagattcgtctCATCCGATATGTGCTTCGAGAATGTActtggacgtctgtttcccaggatacaacggaacaacTAGCAGTAACCTAGCACGAGGCACCACTACAGCGAACTGAAAACGTACCTTTAGtttatcaccgagatttaacggaggccaaatggaaagataacaatatgaaatgcaagaaAGTGCTTGAAAGATATTAGATTTTCATATATTTGAAATGAGAAAATGAACTCACTATTTATAAGCCACAAAATGCACACCAAGAGTCatgcaagattaattaactcaattaatcttcccATTAACTCAAAAATATGAAGAGCCAAAACTCTTCAACTAACCCAAGaatgtggagagccaaaagacactctcacattcatgagacataatttttattcaaactctaaatttgattaaatttccaacaatcccccacatgaatgCAAATTGATGTAAATCTTGGTGACAAAGTTCTACAGTTGAATCTTGCATAGAATAGGTAGGTGTTACCCTTTAAACCTTCCCTTATGAAATATATTTacttaagtttggatggattcgggtcgtcgttttaaggtctaaggataaatagaGAAAGTTAGTGTTTTAGGGgcaaaacagtctttttacacctggAAAATATAAAACGTTCTGACAGTGCCTTGAATattgtaatgaatgttaaaatgtttattttaaatgaaattttatgatgaaaaaggATACTGCTAAAAGATGTGTTGCATGCTTAGTTTTAatagaaaaatgatatatatatatatatatatatatatatatatacacgcatgaatttttataagtaatgaaaataatgaaaaattgaaGGAAGTGACTTGATTGCGACATAGAATGATATGAATGGGGATATGGTGAGAGAAAAGACTCCAGAGgaagcccgtttacgggaaacAACCCCAGAGATAGTCCAACGTTCGTATTTCCGTCGAAAGGATATGATCATATGTAAGCACAAGGCTCAATTGACGGGTGACAGTGTTgatgatgtccccgccgcctggtaccatggttatacgtagatcgagccatcgacctacagctgaaacgaagtcacaattaacgatctgaattcaataaaaagaaaaatatatacgtatatgatgaatggaaaaatgtttatgatgaaaggaaaaaagtTTAAAGCTTATGCATATTCATGGAAAGATATTTTcagtaaaagtatttttatttatgcatgtaatTGTATATGTACTACTTGTTATCGTGATTAAGGCTTGCTGAGTCATTAggctcactaggtgtgatcgatgtaaGTGAGCATGATTTTGATGGAGGACTTGAGGGTTGAATTAACTGGACTGATGGTGCACATAACCTGTCACGCctcgagaccggggttagtcgacaccggcgttatttaacaatcacataattgctaaacaacaagcctcgtagtacagtataaaccaaaactaTATTATATCATAAATGCCATAAAAATGGAATCGTCTTTACCATAGTAACTctgaaaaagataaaaatatgCGGAAGCGTTTATAACTTGTATTAAAAACTCAGAATaacatattcttaattaaaattcttcatgcgTCCACTATCAGCCCCAAATTGGTGTCTGATTCTTCTTTCTCTATATTTGGGGAtggtagagtaaggggtgagtgatatggtcgtcacttagcaagtgggggccgttcgagcacaacataacaagatgcataaaaaatttgaaacacatatcatgcataacatGACTCATGCCATCTGCATACCATTGACTAGgcactgagattcctctactttcTATTGTTTACTGATATATGAAATGTCTGCcctttttttattgtttaaaactactagaaatttttttttaccaccctagcatcggccgaaccaccaaaaattacataaaatatttggacatcattttaaaataaaacaaccaaatttataattgagaaatacaaCTCATACTATAATATCTCAAAAACctcttaaaacatgaataaaaagtcgtaaaatatttttaacattacTTGAAATCACAAAtgtgaaaaagtagaagcgctggtcctcgggttatgtgcaccttcagtccagtcaaaatcacccatcaagtcctccctcaaactcacctgcattcatcacacctagtgagtctaaagactcaacacaccataatctttataacaaataatacgtataaaatcacatgcaaccgtgaaaatacttgtacttaaaatatcgttttcatgaagatgcataaacttcaaacatgaacattttcgtagacctttttatgatgcattaactttaaatagaaacattttcataatgatgcatcaactttaaatagaaacattttcatggCATGCATAatataaaccttaacctttttcttttcctcaaaacataacataaaaccttttatcatgatcataacattttccttttctttttcctttattgaattcagatcgttaattgttacttttctcaaacctcaaaagtcgatggatccatctacatgaaaccgcagtactggacggcgggggacaccagcaacactctcaccggtcaactgggtcttggcctatcctctttcgaatagaatacgatcATCGGGAcaccctctggggccttttcccataaatgggctccctctggggccttttctccTCACGACATTACCATTCTTACTgttacctcatattcgtaataatggaaatacgatggtcgggctcccactgggaccgtcgccctcacgatatctccatcattatcgaattagtcacaattacttcacttccttcaacgttttacattcacatcactttataaaatcatgcattacataacattttgtttttaaaaccaagcatgcaacatgtcttttaaatgtcttccttaaatcttaaaaattccatagacatttaaaaatcataatttaatcatgaacatttcataaacatttgaacataatcataatatcataaaaacagcatttagagcactgccatggcgttttactaatttttaggtgtaaaaagactgctttacccctgaacgtaaaattcctcgattATGACTTTTTCtggaattcattgactctaacatgtcccaaataattatttaagcctaaattaatttttccataattttatttagcataaacaTTAAAccttttcatttatctttaattaattgttttgacggtgttttaatcccgaaaaatcccaaactttaatataaaattccaaaattaaaaaattagccttttaataattatttgagcttaaatataatttttcataattttataaagcttaaaacaaggcttatcaattaattctttaattaacgtttcgtgcggcgataaaattccagataaatccaaaactcgatattttgatcccaaattttaaacataacatttttattatttattctacccttccaagtaatgagccacacccgtggacccatggattcaatttttatcttttaaaattcgaaattgacacattaataaaccacccgagccatctcccgatttactcgagccacccccaagccacctcgagccgaaaccctagccaacccacctagggaccatACTGAGCAAGCCTAGCCCATAGAACCAGCCCCTAAGTCGCACAATCCCTGCTGGAACTTGACTCAAAATACTGCATGTTTTGTGTGTGAGTCTCCTGGGATATTTAGGACTCCTAGCccaactaggacacttccagcccctaaccacttgacccctcatgaccctaacctcccCTAGACCACGCCCAGCCCAACTCCAGACCAAACCATCCCCTAGAACTCAAGCTGAGAACCACTGGACTACATGACAGCAACTTCACGCCTAACTTGCTGCCAAGAGCTTCTCCCTCACGTTTTCCACCTCCAGCTGAGCCAGCGGCAAACCCTCTTGAGCCAACCTCAACCCAGACCTCCTATGGACCCTATTGAACCCTTAGAACCTATGGACTCGATCCCAGCCCCTGAAACCGAAGACACAACATAAGCTGCAGCAACATAGCCGAGAAGACCCACTTGATAAAGACCCTTGTTTCCTTGCTTAGCCACCTAACCCACGAGCCAGctcttgaaccagcccctcatgcaccctctcaggaccctaaggacctaacctagcccagccccaaagcccctggccgagccacagCCCCTGCACAAGTTGTTGCACACAAACGCTGCTACCTTGATCacctctcgggtggagtcctagcttgctaggactcctccccagcccctggTCTCGAGTCATAGCATGGCTAGAACTCTTCCCCTGACCCCTCAAGTGACTCTAGCCCAGCCTGGTCCAGCCTTAGCCAAGACAAGCCACAAACCGAACTCATTTAGACCAAACAAGCACATCGGCCCTACTAATTAATTAAACCCACGTTTCCAGCTTGTATGTTCCTTTGTTTGCTGCGATTTTGTGTGTGTTCAAGGCttttaaacttgtgtaaaacaatCCCCTAacaattcctaatcatggcagccccttttccATCCtacaaacatgattttgaaacaATTACCAAGCTTTAAAAATCCATGACCatgtaaaaacgaaaataaataaaaagtcacttgtttttcatgcaaaattcaactaaataaaataccatggtgtgaatgatgagaaaaaggagaatatgacgtgcctttgcgtaactaacgcacgaaaaaccgttgacgatatcgaagaacggggcaagacctTTGGCTTGAACTTTTCCTTGAGCTttactcaatttttttcttctcaaattatggtatgtgtgtgccgtgtgaatTGAAGGAGTTTTGTTGTGTGCAACCTTGAGAGTGGCGTGTGATAAGTGAGGGTTTGGGGTGGGTTTAGCTTAATTTATGGTGAATTAAAAACACTAatcaagcttaggcccattagtcaacttaattaagcccatttatcctattagtgtttaattaaaatacttaaaataattttgcttaaataagtttgtgaatttattagccgggttgccaaaacgtttgtaTTTTGCTAAAAATCTaacatcgataaaatttacatcccgacgtataaaatcaccccaaaacctcttattttcaaaaataataaaaaacatcactcatattttaaataattaaaaataataatttaataaaatcatttttcattttcagcccttagtctttgttcctcgatcacaactcgaataaccttttaaaaataaattttaatgcaaccatgtagaaaagtatatttaaacatgtcaatatgcaccacataattaattaatgcaatttaaacaattaattaa from Primulina tabacum isolate GXHZ01 chromosome 3, ASM2559414v2, whole genome shotgun sequence encodes:
- the LOC142539152 gene encoding ankyrin repeat-containing protein At5g02620-like produces the protein MEIETGEKLSSTPRKKMTKQLTGKRDDTALHSAARSDNIIAVQEIINSCGQGEELMELLSKQNSSGETALYIAAECGYAELVREMIKYYDLMAAESKARNGFDALHIAAKQGDLEVVKVLMEAHPELAMTVDLANTTALHTAATQGHLDIVNYLLETEHSLANIARSNGKTALHSAARNGHLEVLRAILNRDPGIMTRTDKKGQTALHMAVKGQNLQVVEEFIKVDPLVVNMVDTKGNTALHIATRKGRAQIVKLLLSVKETNTRLVNRSNETAIDTAEKFGHSDITSILEEHGVVSAKALKPQSSNPARELKQTVSDIKHEVHYQLEHTRQTRKRVQGIAKRLNKMHTEGLNNAINSTTVVAVLIATVAFAAIFTVPGQYADDPANIPPGLSLGEANIAQEVPFLIFFVFDSVALFISLAVVVVQTSVVVIESKAKKQMMAIINKLMWLACVMISVAYLALCFVVVGQERWLAIGVTIIGTTILVTTLGLMCYWVVMHRIESKNIRNIRKNSQASRTKSWSIAVLSDSDVNSEYKKMYAI